In a single window of the Pseudodesulfovibrio profundus genome:
- a CDS encoding capsule biosynthesis protein, with translation MDTQRSFLLLQGPQSRFFKWLGEALVAAGHRVAKVNFCGGDVFSWPWSHTRIFNKPKSKWAAHVRSLIDELGVTDLLLFGDRRQFHAEAISVARGAGVRVYVFEEGYLQPDCITFEENGVNAASRIPRTAEGIRELGEKLPPLPRLPVVGNSLKRRVLDTVLHHVGNTVLWCVFPFYRTHRPYIIGRELMGWIPRYYRRVERATKAVAKQEALLSDGTPFFLYPLQLDSDFQMRLNSSFTDVPDAIRNVMASFAAGAPSEAKLVIKNHPLDNGMIPYEKHIESWIGLLGLEDRVVYLDGGDGKLLMDSCEGVVVVNSTMGLEAMIAGRPVYCLGQAVYAMPGLAVTTQDCLLDDFWKSPIHADEGLVNTFLKVLSHGALVRGNFYTDEGISVAIEGVMSRLGANLKG, from the coding sequence ATGGATACGCAACGTTCTTTTCTTTTGCTTCAAGGCCCTCAGAGTCGTTTTTTCAAATGGTTGGGTGAAGCTTTGGTAGCTGCAGGGCATAGGGTTGCGAAGGTCAATTTTTGCGGTGGGGATGTTTTCTCCTGGCCATGGTCTCATACTCGGATTTTCAATAAGCCCAAAAGCAAGTGGGCTGCCCATGTACGATCTCTTATCGACGAGCTGGGTGTGACTGATTTGCTGCTTTTCGGTGATCGCAGGCAGTTTCATGCAGAAGCCATATCGGTGGCCCGGGGAGCTGGCGTCCGAGTTTATGTCTTCGAAGAGGGGTATTTGCAGCCAGACTGTATTACTTTTGAAGAGAACGGAGTTAATGCGGCTTCGAGGATTCCGCGAACAGCTGAAGGCATCCGGGAATTGGGTGAAAAGCTGCCTCCTCTTCCGCGTTTGCCAGTGGTCGGCAATTCCCTGAAAAGGCGGGTGCTTGACACGGTGCTGCATCATGTTGGCAATACGGTTCTGTGGTGTGTGTTCCCTTTTTATCGGACGCATCGGCCCTACATCATCGGGCGGGAGTTGATGGGGTGGATTCCCAGATACTATCGTCGTGTTGAACGAGCAACCAAAGCCGTAGCCAAACAAGAGGCTTTGCTGTCTGACGGAACGCCTTTTTTCCTTTATCCGTTGCAACTGGATTCAGATTTCCAGATGCGTTTGAACTCATCTTTCACAGACGTACCGGATGCCATCCGAAACGTCATGGCATCGTTTGCAGCAGGTGCTCCTTCAGAGGCCAAATTGGTTATAAAAAACCATCCGCTGGATAATGGCATGATCCCATATGAAAAGCATATTGAAAGCTGGATCGGGCTGTTGGGGTTGGAGGACAGGGTGGTTTATCTAGATGGTGGGGACGGGAAGCTGCTCATGGATTCGTGTGAAGGGGTTGTCGTCGTCAACAGTACAATGGGGTTGGAGGCCATGATAGCTGGTCGTCCGGTGTATTGTTTGGGCCAGGCTGTGTATGCTATGCCGGGACTTGCCGTAACAACTCAGGATTGTCTGCTAGATGATTTTTGGAAGAGTCCGATTCATGCTGACGAAGGACTTGTTAATACCTTCCTCAAGGTTTTATCCCATGGAGCTTTGGTGAGAGGCAATTTTTATACAGATGAAGGGATTTCGGTTGCAATCGAAGGCGTCATGTCCCGACTTGGTGCAAACCTGAAAGGCTAA
- a CDS encoding type I polyketide synthase, with amino-acid sequence MASIKQKIAIIGVGVRLPGGVRSSEDLWDVLINGVDAVTEIPAHRWDQNRFLHGLRSAPGKSITFSAGVIDDIDYFDCNFFGISEREAQSMDPQQRLSLELTWEMFENANLKPSAISGTNTSVYMGASSMDAALSCSDDPWVMGPFSMTGNSLSIVSNRLSFYYDLQGPSLTLDTACSSSLVAVHEACKFLAQDGGEYAVAGGVNSLYSPFPYVGFSKAQMLAEHGRCKVFDQEGNGYVRSEGGVIYLLKRLEDAERDGNVIHAVIIAAGSNSDGMTWPGMSFPNMEGQKRLLVEVYGEEGFDPNSLSYFEAHGTGTAAGDPAEVGSVGAVLGAKRPKDTPLLVGSIKSSIGHLEPASGVAGMLKSILILKNKVIPPNIHLKQPLDTIDFEGLNIEPVKDAVPLPEVDGPARIGVNSFGFGGTNAHALLEEYIPEVKSFEPAVTTAVNELPPLFLSARSAASLQEMAGELGRQIAEGDDFSYASLAAGIVSHRELMEQKLVITGASVQEVAEALESYASGEKHASLISGQSGEGMNKVAFAFSGNGAQWDGMGYAFYQENSVFRETVDEMDKVLSPMLGWSLSERFQMEKDQDVHLTEVSQPMLLAYQIGLVNVLESVGIVPDMVYGHSVGEVTAAYVAGALDLKQVCDVIYHRSLMQAQIKGYGRMAVAKFSLEDAMPLPPVARGDVEIAAHNSPLFLTLSGDEDSLLEVMESVKKQGGVFRMLQLDYPFHSHFMDPVEDELKQRLAGLKPSDTTIPFISTVSGKEAKGTTLGVDYWWHNIRDQVRFHEATVCALEMGANVFLEIGPNSVLGRFITGTLKDAGKTGSVLPTMRRNKDGADEFSKAWKSAFVNGASVDFTKHFSLDSVTTSLPGYRWDKVDVSMKSSAKSLGLLKKTSSHPLLGFRKDGDLHVWENSLDTVMHPYLADHEIFGDVILPGAAMIEMALAAGTEVFDQVEQEVVDMALVRPLPLATSPAMDVRFSMSPGDGSFRLESKPLLSSEQWTLNAMGRLALKVDSGVSNAVLDLSNIDSFGEPVDMGMIYSEAVTTGLRFGPQFRPVVGAWISDTKAVVELDGETRMESESIVFDPCLLDGAFHSLLALIPVAAGEVLSDAFLPGWFGRVSLIRPGIIKYAVANLERLTSHSAIASFELLNDVGEVLGCLQECRFIRMRGRDAATKSQRAFFVDYLPIDHPKKVGSPPFASCKELASQVSRDLDDLAQEFQRDIYYGELRPLCMAAILSHLHSLLKGAVPSGVCFSIDDVQALGAVGEDMLPYVVYLLKFMESYDLATYQDGRWSLDLTTDLPSAESVWRSIAGDNPAYLPELVVLGRLGMHLVNVLRGKRSVEDILSNEPGGLLEAFYTQSPSARFQNSHIAIIVEQLRSQLPKGRPLRILEVGTGDGGAFKALLEAISSEQLKYCCTDKDNDVLEQIKASNPDLRHVTYQCLDIEEELPDEMELGCYDVIIASHVLHELDHVGSALQNCKQLLAENGIFLTVERNPDPLIDIFLGIDSDWWKHSPSVTEPVSRLVPENVWEDLFEEAGFDDVCTFTEKGVEHPESYIVLARNPLSSNVCEAVEVDPEDRPLWVIVEDVAPTQPAEMTRKGIVGRLEDAGEEVFSLPVATGGAEDSCPEGIDYADGEAWKLALKQLKKACKPLKIVHLAGFDTAPEGKDYAALLTTRTTSLLMFAKACDALQFEADFWLVSGGALGGGSLNLDAVPSQAGAWGAARVMLNEVRTLTPRMIDLHCDMPSEELLDDLVGEIMSPALATEIILNGEQRLIPRLVPLDRLLFENDPHTEQLARISLTFDTPGKLDNLYWKQEMERMPESDEVLIRVRSTGLNFRDVMFSMGMLPPEALEDGLSGPVLGLECSGEVAAIGNDVTDFQVGDEVMCMAGPCFDSQLCVKTDYVFSKPESLTFEEAATIPAAFSTAYYSLKILGNVQPGDKVLIHSAAGGVGLAAIQVAKYLGAEIYATSGTEEKRDFLKLLGVKHVMDSRSLSFYDRVLELTDGEGVDVVLNSLAGEALFKSLKLVKPFGRFLELGKRDFYSNSPLRMRMLRKNVTFFGIDLDEFMACKPKQARQIFQDLIELFESGDFRPLVHSVFNRSNAVNAFKAMQRGKHIGKLVVNFDELHNGVRTLPKYRYKGSVDMEGTYLVTGGLSGLGLATTKRLVRNGAKNIVIMSRSGASSDSAKAGLAELEAAGASVALANADVGDEAQMAAALSQALETMPPLKGVIHSAAVLNDCMISSMTPEMIYIALRAKAVGAWNLHAFTREMDLDFFIMYSSATTVLGNPGQSNYVAANMALEALCQHRRANGLPATTYGWGAISDTGMLTDNPDVMNILKKVMAVVELKSDKALDYMEFAPDDQYSTLFYFNLDWNRARDLKYLDTTMFNWIDELSGSKAASTVSADSAKAILAMERDEAINTLVKAIGIEVAAMLKMPFEKMDTKASIVELGLDSLMAVELGLLIEERYGVRVSSFSMNVNSDLVALSERIYEALLSGGDEDEAAEVAKIMKEKHGIVANSDKVAKIMDEVDVAVSGGAN; translated from the coding sequence ATGGCATCGATAAAACAGAAAATTGCAATCATAGGCGTTGGGGTAAGGCTTCCCGGTGGAGTGCGTTCGAGCGAAGACTTGTGGGATGTGCTTATCAATGGAGTTGACGCAGTAACGGAGATCCCTGCCCATCGCTGGGATCAAAATCGTTTTCTCCACGGTCTCCGATCTGCGCCAGGGAAAAGTATAACCTTTTCTGCAGGTGTTATAGACGACATTGATTACTTCGATTGTAATTTCTTTGGAATCTCGGAGCGTGAAGCACAGTCAATGGACCCGCAGCAGCGCTTGTCTCTTGAGTTGACATGGGAGATGTTTGAAAATGCCAACCTTAAGCCCTCGGCCATATCGGGCACCAATACTAGTGTTTACATGGGGGCCAGTTCAATGGATGCGGCTTTGTCGTGTTCCGATGACCCATGGGTTATGGGGCCGTTTTCCATGACGGGGAACTCTTTGAGCATCGTGTCAAACAGACTGTCCTTCTACTATGATCTGCAAGGCCCGAGTCTGACACTGGACACTGCCTGCTCTTCGTCTTTGGTCGCAGTTCATGAGGCATGCAAATTTTTGGCTCAAGATGGTGGAGAGTATGCCGTCGCTGGCGGGGTGAACAGCCTCTACAGTCCGTTCCCGTACGTAGGTTTTTCAAAGGCTCAGATGCTGGCCGAGCATGGCCGCTGTAAGGTTTTTGACCAAGAAGGGAATGGATACGTTCGTTCTGAAGGCGGTGTAATTTATCTCCTCAAACGCCTGGAAGACGCTGAGCGAGATGGAAACGTTATCCATGCTGTGATCATTGCCGCAGGAAGTAACTCTGACGGCATGACTTGGCCTGGCATGTCATTTCCCAATATGGAGGGGCAAAAGAGGTTGCTTGTCGAAGTCTACGGGGAAGAGGGTTTTGACCCCAATTCTCTCTCCTACTTCGAGGCGCATGGTACCGGGACTGCGGCTGGCGACCCCGCTGAAGTCGGGTCGGTCGGTGCTGTACTAGGTGCCAAGAGGCCAAAAGATACCCCGCTGCTTGTCGGTTCCATCAAGAGTTCCATAGGCCATTTGGAGCCAGCTTCCGGTGTTGCTGGTATGCTCAAAAGCATCCTTATTTTGAAGAATAAGGTAATTCCGCCGAATATTCATTTGAAGCAGCCGCTTGATACGATTGATTTTGAAGGCCTGAATATTGAACCTGTAAAAGATGCTGTCCCGCTTCCGGAGGTGGATGGCCCGGCCCGCATTGGCGTCAACTCATTTGGGTTTGGAGGAACCAACGCCCACGCTCTCTTGGAAGAATACATTCCTGAAGTAAAGTCCTTTGAGCCAGCAGTGACAACTGCGGTCAATGAATTACCGCCCTTGTTTCTGTCTGCTCGCAGCGCAGCAAGCTTGCAGGAGATGGCTGGAGAGTTGGGAAGGCAAATTGCTGAAGGTGATGATTTTTCTTATGCGAGTTTGGCCGCAGGGATTGTTTCTCACCGGGAGCTGATGGAGCAGAAGCTTGTCATTACCGGGGCAAGTGTCCAAGAGGTGGCCGAAGCTTTGGAATCGTATGCGTCGGGTGAAAAACATGCGTCTCTTATTTCTGGTCAGAGTGGCGAAGGAATGAACAAGGTCGCTTTTGCGTTTTCAGGCAACGGTGCGCAATGGGACGGCATGGGGTACGCTTTTTACCAGGAAAACAGTGTGTTCCGAGAGACTGTTGATGAGATGGACAAAGTCCTTTCTCCGATGCTTGGTTGGTCCCTGTCCGAGCGCTTTCAAATGGAAAAAGATCAGGACGTCCATTTGACGGAAGTGTCTCAGCCGATGCTGCTGGCTTACCAGATCGGTTTGGTTAACGTCTTGGAGTCTGTCGGCATTGTTCCAGACATGGTCTACGGACATAGTGTCGGTGAAGTCACCGCTGCTTATGTTGCTGGCGCTCTGGACTTGAAACAGGTTTGCGACGTCATATACCACAGGAGCCTCATGCAGGCTCAAATCAAGGGCTATGGCCGGATGGCTGTTGCAAAGTTTTCCTTGGAAGACGCCATGCCACTCCCCCCAGTGGCGCGTGGTGATGTTGAGATTGCCGCACACAACAGCCCCCTGTTCCTAACACTGTCTGGTGATGAAGACTCTTTGTTGGAAGTGATGGAGAGCGTTAAAAAGCAGGGTGGGGTATTCCGTATGCTCCAACTTGATTACCCCTTCCACAGCCATTTCATGGACCCTGTTGAAGATGAGTTGAAACAGCGGCTTGCCGGATTGAAGCCATCAGACACGACCATCCCCTTCATTTCTACGGTGTCTGGTAAGGAAGCCAAAGGGACAACTCTCGGCGTGGATTACTGGTGGCATAACATCAGGGATCAAGTGCGGTTTCATGAAGCGACCGTGTGCGCTTTGGAGATGGGAGCGAATGTCTTTTTGGAGATCGGCCCCAATAGCGTGCTTGGGCGCTTCATAACTGGAACTCTGAAGGATGCCGGGAAAACTGGGAGCGTCCTGCCTACGATGCGTCGAAATAAGGATGGCGCAGACGAATTCTCGAAAGCCTGGAAGTCGGCATTTGTCAATGGCGCTTCGGTGGATTTCACAAAACACTTTTCCCTGGATTCAGTGACAACCTCCTTGCCCGGCTATCGATGGGACAAAGTCGATGTCAGCATGAAGAGCTCTGCGAAGTCTTTGGGACTTTTGAAAAAGACATCCAGCCACCCTCTGTTGGGATTCAGGAAGGACGGTGATTTGCACGTGTGGGAAAACTCCCTGGACACTGTGATGCATCCCTATTTGGCTGATCATGAAATATTTGGGGATGTCATCCTTCCTGGAGCAGCCATGATCGAGATGGCGCTTGCAGCAGGGACAGAGGTTTTCGATCAGGTTGAACAGGAAGTCGTTGACATGGCGCTAGTGCGCCCACTGCCGTTAGCTACATCTCCTGCCATGGACGTGAGGTTTTCCATGTCTCCTGGAGACGGCTCATTTCGTCTTGAAAGCAAGCCTTTGTTGAGTTCGGAACAATGGACTCTCAATGCAATGGGACGTTTGGCGCTGAAGGTAGATTCTGGTGTCTCAAACGCTGTTTTGGACCTGAGCAATATCGACTCTTTTGGAGAGCCGGTGGACATGGGAATGATTTATTCTGAGGCCGTCACCACAGGTTTGAGATTTGGGCCGCAGTTCCGTCCCGTCGTTGGTGCCTGGATCAGTGACACTAAAGCTGTGGTGGAACTGGATGGTGAAACGCGGATGGAGTCTGAATCCATCGTGTTCGACCCATGCCTTTTGGATGGCGCATTCCATTCCTTGCTGGCGTTGATTCCCGTCGCAGCCGGAGAAGTGCTCAGTGACGCATTTTTGCCTGGTTGGTTTGGGCGAGTTTCTTTGATCAGGCCCGGTATAATAAAATACGCTGTGGCGAACCTGGAGCGCTTAACAAGTCACTCCGCCATAGCCTCTTTTGAGCTTTTGAACGACGTAGGAGAGGTTCTTGGTTGTTTGCAGGAGTGTCGTTTCATCAGGATGCGGGGAAGGGATGCTGCCACGAAAAGTCAAAGGGCCTTTTTTGTGGATTACTTGCCTATTGATCACCCTAAAAAGGTTGGTAGTCCTCCCTTTGCTTCTTGCAAGGAATTGGCGTCTCAGGTTTCGAGGGACTTGGATGATCTGGCTCAGGAATTTCAGCGTGATATTTATTACGGTGAGCTTCGGCCGTTGTGCATGGCGGCGATCTTGTCGCATCTCCACTCCCTTTTGAAAGGGGCAGTGCCATCGGGAGTGTGCTTTTCCATTGATGACGTGCAGGCTCTCGGGGCAGTTGGCGAGGACATGCTGCCCTATGTCGTTTATCTGTTGAAGTTTATGGAAAGCTATGATTTAGCGACTTACCAGGACGGGCGCTGGTCCCTGGATCTTACGACAGACTTGCCTTCCGCTGAGTCTGTATGGCGTTCCATTGCTGGTGATAATCCTGCCTATTTGCCTGAGCTGGTTGTTCTGGGACGTCTAGGCATGCACCTTGTCAATGTTTTGCGTGGCAAACGCTCTGTGGAGGATATTTTATCGAATGAGCCTGGTGGATTGTTGGAAGCTTTTTATACACAGAGCCCATCGGCGCGGTTTCAGAATTCTCATATCGCCATAATCGTCGAACAACTCCGGTCCCAACTGCCCAAGGGTAGACCTCTACGCATACTTGAGGTGGGAACTGGTGACGGTGGGGCGTTCAAAGCATTGCTTGAGGCCATATCGAGCGAGCAATTGAAGTATTGCTGTACCGATAAAGATAATGATGTGTTGGAGCAGATTAAGGCCTCCAATCCTGATTTACGTCATGTAACTTACCAATGCCTAGACATTGAGGAAGAGCTGCCTGACGAAATGGAACTCGGTTGTTACGATGTTATTATAGCCAGTCATGTGCTTCATGAGCTGGACCATGTTGGGAGCGCCCTTCAGAACTGCAAACAGCTCCTGGCTGAAAACGGTATTTTTCTCACAGTCGAGAGGAATCCGGATCCGCTCATTGATATATTCTTGGGCATTGATAGTGATTGGTGGAAGCATTCGCCGTCAGTCACAGAGCCTGTGTCCCGCCTCGTCCCGGAGAACGTATGGGAAGATCTGTTTGAGGAAGCTGGTTTTGATGATGTCTGCACCTTCACTGAGAAAGGTGTTGAGCATCCTGAAAGTTACATTGTGCTCGCGAGGAATCCTTTGTCTTCCAATGTCTGTGAAGCCGTGGAAGTCGACCCCGAAGACCGCCCCTTGTGGGTGATCGTGGAAGATGTTGCACCCACTCAACCTGCCGAAATGACCCGGAAAGGGATTGTTGGGCGCCTTGAAGATGCAGGCGAAGAGGTGTTCAGCCTGCCTGTTGCCACAGGAGGTGCGGAGGATTCTTGCCCGGAAGGCATTGATTATGCTGACGGCGAAGCTTGGAAGCTTGCACTAAAGCAGCTGAAGAAAGCATGCAAGCCATTGAAGATAGTTCATTTGGCGGGTTTTGATACTGCTCCCGAAGGTAAAGACTATGCGGCTTTGCTTACAACTAGAACAACCAGTCTCCTGATGTTCGCCAAGGCGTGCGATGCGTTGCAGTTTGAAGCCGATTTCTGGCTTGTAAGTGGTGGAGCTCTCGGTGGTGGTAGCCTCAATTTGGATGCAGTCCCTTCACAGGCTGGAGCCTGGGGGGCGGCGCGTGTCATGCTCAATGAAGTGAGGACGCTCACCCCGCGCATGATCGACCTGCATTGCGATATGCCGAGTGAAGAGTTGTTGGACGATTTGGTAGGTGAGATCATGTCTCCTGCCCTGGCGACGGAAATAATTTTGAACGGCGAGCAAAGACTCATTCCCCGCTTGGTCCCCTTGGATCGGTTACTCTTCGAAAATGACCCGCATACCGAGCAATTGGCGCGGATAAGCCTGACCTTCGATACGCCTGGGAAGCTGGATAATCTTTACTGGAAGCAGGAAATGGAGCGTATGCCGGAGAGCGATGAAGTCTTGATCCGCGTACGATCTACTGGCCTCAACTTCCGTGACGTCATGTTCTCCATGGGTATGTTGCCGCCCGAGGCATTGGAAGATGGCCTTTCTGGCCCTGTGTTGGGCTTGGAATGCTCCGGTGAAGTAGCAGCCATCGGTAATGACGTGACGGATTTTCAGGTCGGGGATGAAGTCATGTGCATGGCTGGCCCGTGTTTTGATTCTCAACTCTGCGTTAAAACGGACTATGTGTTTTCCAAGCCGGAATCTTTGACCTTTGAAGAGGCTGCGACAATCCCTGCGGCCTTCTCCACAGCGTATTACTCTTTGAAAATCCTGGGTAATGTTCAGCCTGGAGATAAAGTTCTTATTCATAGTGCCGCTGGTGGCGTTGGGCTGGCAGCCATCCAGGTTGCGAAATATCTTGGAGCTGAAATATATGCCACGTCTGGAACCGAGGAAAAACGTGATTTCTTGAAATTGCTGGGTGTTAAGCATGTCATGGATTCCCGCTCGCTGAGTTTTTATGACCGTGTGTTGGAATTGACCGATGGCGAGGGTGTTGATGTTGTACTCAACTCCCTGGCAGGCGAAGCGTTGTTCAAGAGTCTCAAGCTGGTGAAGCCCTTTGGTCGTTTCCTTGAACTGGGTAAAAGGGACTTCTATAGCAACTCCCCGCTCCGCATGCGCATGTTGCGCAAGAATGTGACCTTCTTCGGAATTGACTTAGATGAATTCATGGCATGCAAGCCGAAGCAGGCCAGACAAATATTCCAGGATCTGATTGAGCTGTTTGAGAGCGGCGATTTCAGGCCGTTGGTGCATAGTGTTTTCAACCGATCCAATGCTGTTAACGCCTTCAAAGCGATGCAGAGGGGGAAACATATAGGCAAGCTCGTGGTCAATTTCGACGAATTGCATAACGGTGTACGGACTCTGCCCAAATATCGTTATAAAGGTAGCGTGGATATGGAAGGGACATACCTCGTCACGGGTGGCCTGAGCGGTCTGGGGCTTGCCACAACCAAGCGCCTTGTTCGAAACGGTGCCAAGAATATCGTTATCATGAGCCGCAGCGGCGCTTCTTCCGATTCGGCCAAAGCCGGGCTTGCGGAACTGGAGGCTGCGGGGGCATCGGTTGCCCTTGCCAATGCCGATGTCGGTGACGAAGCCCAGATGGCAGCCGCACTTTCCCAGGCTTTGGAAACAATGCCGCCCTTGAAGGGAGTCATTCATTCGGCTGCCGTTTTGAATGACTGCATGATTTCAAGCATGACGCCGGAGATGATCTATATAGCTTTGCGTGCAAAGGCTGTAGGGGCTTGGAACCTCCATGCCTTTACGCGAGAGATGGATCTCGACTTTTTCATCATGTATTCCTCCGCAACCACAGTGCTTGGCAATCCTGGCCAATCCAACTATGTGGCCGCCAATATGGCGCTCGAAGCATTGTGTCAGCACCGCAGGGCAAACGGGCTTCCTGCCACGACGTATGGATGGGGTGCTATTTCGGATACAGGCATGCTTACGGATAATCCTGACGTGATGAATATCCTTAAAAAAGTCATGGCTGTGGTTGAATTGAAATCCGACAAGGCTTTGGATTACATGGAGTTTGCGCCCGATGATCAATACTCCACTCTTTTCTACTTCAATCTTGATTGGAATAGGGCGCGAGATCTCAAATATCTGGACACAACGATGTTCAATTGGATCGATGAGTTGTCCGGCAGCAAGGCAGCCAGTACAGTCAGCGCCGACTCCGCAAAAGCGATTCTTGCCATGGAGCGCGACGAGGCGATCAATACGCTTGTGAAAGCTATTGGTATCGAAGTGGCCGCCATGCTTAAAATGCCTTTTGAAAAAATGGACACCAAAGCCTCTATCGTAGAATTGGGATTGGACTCTCTTATGGCGGTGGAATTGGGCCTTTTGATTGAAGAGCGTTATGGCGTCCGAGTTTCCTCTTTCTCCATGAATGTAAACTCGGATTTGGTGGCTCTTTCCGAGCGGATATACGAAGCCTTGTTGTCCGGAGGAGATGAGGATGAGGCTGCAGAGGTTGCTAAAATCATGAAGGAAAAGCATGGAATCGTAGCCAATTCAGATAAGGTTGCCAAGATTATGGATGAAGTTGACGTAGCAGTTTCTGGCGGAGCAAATTGA
- the cysC gene encoding adenylyl-sulfate kinase encodes MKSKNICRHSGVISRTDWECLNSHKSAVFWLTGLSGAGKSTIAHGVEKELFNLGMRAKVFDGDNVRHGLCGDLSFSDEARAENTRRIAEVAKLFVENGTICLCAFISPLKADRERVQAIIGPGDYYEVFISCPVDECEQRDVKGYYKMARQGKIKNYTGVSAPYEAPDNPDLTVETAGHSVEDSVQCVVAFIKSKIASDELEKENKKALGADMARVV; translated from the coding sequence GTGAAAAGTAAGAATATTTGTCGGCACTCGGGAGTGATTTCAAGGACTGACTGGGAGTGCTTAAACAGCCATAAATCTGCCGTGTTCTGGCTTACAGGACTCTCTGGTGCGGGAAAGTCCACGATTGCGCATGGCGTTGAGAAAGAGTTGTTTAATCTTGGCATGCGTGCAAAGGTCTTCGATGGAGACAATGTCCGGCATGGTTTGTGCGGTGATTTAAGCTTTTCTGACGAGGCAAGGGCCGAGAATACTCGCCGCATAGCTGAGGTCGCCAAGTTGTTCGTAGAAAATGGAACAATTTGCTTATGCGCCTTTATTTCTCCACTTAAAGCTGATCGGGAGCGTGTTCAGGCTATTATCGGGCCTGGCGATTATTATGAAGTGTTTATTTCATGTCCGGTTGACGAGTGTGAACAGCGCGATGTCAAGGGGTATTACAAAATGGCCCGGCAAGGGAAGATTAAGAATTATACGGGTGTTTCAGCTCCCTACGAAGCTCCCGACAACCCTGATTTAACCGTGGAAACCGCAGGGCATTCAGTAGAGGATTCCGTACAGTGCGTAGTTGCATTTATTAAATCCAAAATTGCTTCAGATGAGCTTGAGAAAGAAAACAAGAAGGCCTTGGGCGCAGATATGGCCCGGGTTGTTTAA
- a CDS encoding aminotransferase class I/II-fold pyridoxal phosphate-dependent enzyme encodes MTDKKQFSRLSSKAKNSLIAQMAQRKGGDSTSPARTIKSEALDIPDSLCDFRQLPGYKELMIHQTIANQAGIMEPYFQCHDGLAKDFTKIDGEEYLNFSTYDYLGLNGCERLNKVACDAVNKYGTSASASRLVSGERPPHRRLEKGLAEFYQVEDALAFVSGHATNIWTLAQLLNRNDMVVYDALSHNSIIHGAKISGATRRSFPHNDYDALEKELKKHRAAHKRVIIVSEGVFSMDGDLPDLPRLVELKKRFKCFLMIDEAHSLGVLGKSGRGVAEHFGIDFNDVDIWMGTLSKSLCGCGGYIAGQKALIDYLKYSAPGFVYSVGMSPALAATAAEALQVLVEEPERPARIQELGAFFKAEAERLGLDTGLGEGFAVMPIVVGNSLVAGLLSTAMFRRKINVLPIIYPAVEDSAARLRFFLSYSHSKEQITEALEVVAEELPKVRNLATTFSGETA; translated from the coding sequence ATGACTGATAAGAAACAGTTTTCGCGGCTTTCCAGTAAAGCCAAGAATAGCCTCATTGCCCAGATGGCGCAGAGGAAGGGCGGCGATAGTACTTCTCCTGCCCGGACTATTAAATCCGAGGCGTTGGATATTCCGGATTCGTTGTGTGATTTTCGTCAGTTGCCTGGTTACAAGGAATTGATGATTCACCAGACGATCGCCAACCAGGCAGGCATAATGGAACCATACTTCCAATGCCACGATGGCCTTGCCAAAGATTTTACGAAGATTGATGGAGAGGAGTATCTCAATTTTTCGACGTATGACTATCTTGGGCTCAATGGATGTGAGCGGCTGAACAAGGTTGCATGCGATGCCGTGAACAAATATGGAACGTCCGCTTCAGCAAGCCGATTGGTTTCCGGGGAACGTCCGCCCCACAGGAGACTGGAAAAGGGGTTGGCCGAGTTCTATCAGGTGGAAGATGCCCTTGCCTTTGTCAGTGGTCATGCCACTAACATCTGGACTCTTGCTCAGCTGCTCAATCGAAATGACATGGTCGTTTACGACGCCCTCAGTCACAATTCGATCATACATGGCGCCAAGATATCCGGTGCAACCAGGCGCTCTTTCCCGCATAATGACTACGATGCCCTTGAGAAAGAATTGAAGAAGCATCGCGCTGCCCACAAACGGGTGATCATAGTTTCGGAAGGGGTGTTCAGTATGGATGGCGATTTGCCTGACCTGCCACGCCTTGTCGAACTCAAGAAGCGATTCAAATGTTTCCTCATGATTGATGAAGCTCACTCATTGGGCGTTCTCGGAAAGAGTGGTCGTGGTGTCGCCGAACATTTTGGTATTGATTTCAACGATGTCGACATTTGGATGGGGACCCTGAGTAAAAGCTTGTGTGGGTGCGGTGGATATATTGCCGGCCAAAAAGCGTTGATTGATTATCTGAAGTATTCAGCGCCGGGCTTTGTTTATAGCGTGGGCATGTCTCCTGCGTTAGCGGCAACTGCTGCAGAGGCTTTGCAAGTGTTGGTGGAAGAGCCGGAAAGGCCTGCCAGGATTCAGGAGTTAGGGGCGTTTTTCAAGGCTGAAGCCGAGAGACTTGGGCTTGATACCGGTCTTGGTGAAGGCTTTGCCGTCATGCCGATAGTCGTTGGTAATTCTCTGGTGGCAGGACTTTTGTCTACGGCGATGTTTCGGCGAAAAATCAACGTGTTGCCGATTATTTACCCTGCAGTTGAAGACAGTGCTGCCCGCCTTCGTTTCTTCCTGTCTTATTCCCATTCCAAGGAGCAGATTACGGAGGCGTTGGAAGTGGTAGCGGAAGAATTGCCCAAGGTGCGCAACCTTGCCACAACATTTTCAGGTGAGACTGCTTAA